One stretch of Caldinitratiruptor microaerophilus DNA includes these proteins:
- the rsmG gene encoding 16S rRNA (guanine(527)-N(7))-methyltransferase RsmG, whose protein sequence is MRSRGVVTVCGFGGKGRGAGFLSGAERELLRLGLAELGGAAGVAACGDEAVLEALEWHLEKVAQENRVQNLTAITDPREMVVKHTLDSAAVLGAVTLAAGERALDVGSGAGFPGVVLQLLVPDAQVVLLDSNRKRCAFLERLAADLVARGVRGAGQLEVRWGRAEDEARLAGMRERFDLVVARAVAELRVLLEYTLPFSRLGGRVVAMKGPGGQEEVGQAGNALRVLGGEVERVHRIVLPEGAGERVLIVVRKVMATPGEYPRRPGVPARRPL, encoded by the coding sequence GTGAGGAGCCGGGGGGTCGTGACGGTGTGCGGCTTCGGGGGGAAGGGGCGCGGGGCGGGGTTTCTTTCCGGGGCGGAGCGGGAGCTCTTGCGGCTCGGGCTGGCCGAGCTGGGCGGGGCGGCGGGGGTGGCGGCGTGCGGGGACGAAGCGGTCCTGGAAGCGCTGGAGTGGCACCTGGAGAAGGTGGCGCAGGAGAACCGGGTGCAGAATCTCACCGCCATCACGGACCCACGGGAGATGGTGGTCAAGCACACGCTCGACAGCGCGGCGGTGCTCGGGGCGGTGACCCTGGCTGCCGGGGAGCGGGCGCTGGACGTGGGGTCGGGGGCGGGGTTCCCGGGGGTGGTGTTGCAACTCCTGGTCCCCGATGCCCAGGTGGTGCTGCTGGACAGCAACCGGAAGCGGTGCGCCTTCCTTGAACGGTTGGCCGCGGACCTGGTGGCGCGGGGGGTGCGTGGGGCAGGGCAGCTGGAGGTGCGGTGGGGGCGGGCCGAGGACGAGGCGCGCCTGGCGGGGATGCGGGAGCGCTTCGACCTGGTGGTCGCGCGGGCGGTGGCGGAACTGCGCGTGCTGCTGGAGTACACGCTGCCATTCTCTCGGCTCGGCGGGCGGGTCGTGGCGATGAAGGGGCCGGGCGGGCAAGAGGAGGTCGGCCAGGCGGGGAACGCGCTCCGGGTGCTGGGGGGCGAGGTGGAGAGGGTCCACCGGATCGTGCTGCCGGAGGGTGCAGGGGAGAGAGTCCTCATCGTTGTTCGAAAGGTGATGGCAACGCCAGGGGAGTACCCGCGCCGACCCGGCGTTCCTGCACGCCGGCCGCTGTGA